The genomic interval GGTCATGCTGGCTTGCTCTTGTAATCACAATGGTTTCCTGTTCTCCTggcatgaaattattttttctctccaatCATCATGAACTGCCAAGTCCAAATCAAGCCTGTAACTAAGACTACATCTCCTCCCACCTAGCTGAGCTTTCTAAGTCATCAAGCCGCcggttattcaggaggctgaggtgagaggatcacttgagtccaggagttcaaggctgcaatgggcTATAATTTTGCCACAGtaatccagtctgggcaacagagcaagactgtctcaaaactcaaaaaaaaaaaaaggagactgcCATAACCTAATACTTCCTTGTGGAATATATTATGTgtttacatttgaaaatttatGCTTGTAACCAACAAATATGTAATGCAATATAATTGTACCACTCACACTGTGATTATAAgatttattagaaataataatttctagTGCACAACAGGGAGCATGGGCTAGAAATAGGACACATGTTTAAGTTCAGTAACAAATATCTTTTTCTGAATCTTTCAGAGTACCTCTGGGTCAGTGAATGTAATAAAATTTGTAGATACTACAAATGGCTAAATTtgggtctttttgttgttgtaaagTTTGGGCCTGTTGCAGAACAAGGCCATGTGCAGCTAAGGAAAAGGACATATGAAAAGTGTCAAGATGGGGAGGTAAGCAGGGaaaggggagacagagagagagatgaggggaGAAAAAGATTAGAGTTTGAGGTCCACTAATTAGAGAAAGTTCAGAATTCAAGTGGATTGGCAAGAGGCCAGGAGTCATGATGCTCTAGAGAGCTCAGTTAGGTGGGAGGAAATGGAGCCTTGGTAACAAGCTTGGATTGGACTTGGGGGTTCATGATGACTGGAGAGAAAAAATAACTTCATGCCAAGAGAACAGAAAACCATTGCAGAATCTGGAAGAGGTGTGTGCATTTGCTTAACTAGTATATGATGGCTGTCAAGCCAGCAGCTTTCTTCTCGCTGCCTTGATTTTAAGCACTTTCCTGGAAATGGTGGGTAAAGACTAAGAGGACCAGAATTTTAGTACAGACTGAATGAAGTGGCATTCCTGGGCAGGAGCTCAAGATGAGAGCAGCAAGTGCTGTTCCCCAGATAGGCTGATTCCAGGAGCTGGGAATGAGGGCCAGTGTTTAACATGCTGGCGTGTTTCCAGAACATACACACTTTCCTCTTGCCTATCTGTAGAACTCCTATTTATCCTGGAAAATCCTGCTCAGATACCACTTCTGAGAATATTCTCCACCCTCATAGACAGAAACAAGtgtgcctttcttttttctgcttattttatttatacccCCATTATTGTATTTAATGAGGCAGAATCTGTGCACACTGTTGTCTCCTCAAGACAGTGAACTCTTCGAGGGCCAGAGCAGTTCTTACACTTTTGGGCTCCTCAGTGTGTATGGCAATGAATACCCACCTGCAAAGGGGCTTTCTGAGGGTCATAAAATCAAAAAGGAGGGAGCCTATGACAGTTATCTCACCCCTGGGGTTGGCAGGAGTGGAGTTTGTGGAAGACAGAACATTGTGGATAATAGAGCTGCTTTGATATTTTTCAACTGTTACTCTATTGGGACTACTGCCCTAATTATGAGAGACTGATATAGAGCATAATAGAAAGGTAAATGCTCAGTAATTTGGGAAGCAGGTAATCTTAGTTCTATTTCAGCCCTGCTACCAGTTGTTTGAGTGAGCCTGGGTGAGTTACTTTATATATCTGGGCcttggttttcccatctgtaaaatgaagatgttaGAACACTTCGAGGTCCAGTTTAACGTCTTCTGCTACACTTAAGGACCCTCCGCTAGGCAGCCACATACTATTGAAGTGTGGCTTCCAGATTCCCCAGAAGTAATCCTGGGAGCCTTCACTTTCAGGCAATTCCTATATTTACTTCATTCTGATGTTGCAGACCCAATGTGGTGGGAGAAGTGCAGATGGCACCCAGATTGCagagctctttttcttttttttcttttgaggcagggtcttgttctgtcacccaagctggagtacagtggcatgatcttagctcactgcaagctccgccttccaggctcaagcaatcctcccacctcaggctgccaagtagctgggactacaggagtgcaccacctgTAGTGCATtcctgtatgtgtgtatatatatatatatatatatttttttttttttatagagtcagggtttcatcatgttgcccaggctggtcttgaactcctgggctcaggtaatcctcccatctcagcccctaaaaatattgggattacaggtgtgagtcaccgcacccagccacttgCAGAGCTCTTAAAACCACAACTCTTGAGTTGTCTTTGGGCACCCTGTTGTGTGATTCTATAGAACTGTACTCCTTGCTGGTCCTTTAAGCTTGAGGCTGGCCCTACTGACAGTCTGTGAGGGGTCATGACTATCTTGAAATGTATCCTTTATTGCTTCTTTTCCCCTATCTTAGTAGTTGGGGAATCAGCATGGACCCAGGCATCATGCAGAGGTTTGTGTTGGCTCTGGCATTTTCTCTGTTTAGTGCAACAGATTTGATGATCTCCCAAATCCTTTCTGTGCAAACATGCTGTAGTTTCAGGCAAGCTACCGAGGCCTGTGTGCAGGATGGATTTAGAGGCCTGCCAGGAGCTGCCACAGGCACTGAGGCGCGAGGTGTTGAAAACCTGAACTGGGGGGTTGGCAGTGGGGATGGAAGGGTGCAGATGGATACAAAGACCATTTGAAGGAAAAATCAACACAATTTAGTGACTAATGGGAGATCCTGGATGAAGGAACTGAGTGAAAGATGACTACAACCTTTCAGAGTTGGGACTGCACTAAGCTGGCTATGTGGCTTTAAAAACTCACTCACACTCCTTGGGTTTCAGATTCTGTAAATTAAGATAACTGGTGAAACAGGTACAATAGTAAAGTGGTAGATGGGGATTGTTTTTGGGGAGGAATTGTGAATATGTTAAGTAAGAATTGATGGTGAGGTATTCCAGTAGAATTATCCAAGAAGAATTAGAATTCCCATCTCCAAGCTCAGCAGCGAAGTGTGAACTAAACATACAAATTGGGTGACGGCATGTGGAAAGCGGAATCTTCTTGGGGAGGAAAAATATAAACAGCAGGTCCGTGCCCAGGGACTAGTTTGGAAGAAGCACTTCTTTTTGGCATGGAAGAGTCCGGGAAAGTTTTAGAAGACCTGATTGCCTGTATAATCAAGTATTAAGagttgtccaaaaaaaaaaaaaaaaatctgggtagTTTGTTCTCACAATAAATaagctcctctcctctcctctcctctcctctcctctcctctcctctcctctcctctcctctcctctcctctcctctcctcccctcccctcccctcccctcccctcctctcctctcctcttctctcctctcctctcttctctttcctgggtgaagttttgctcttgttgcccaggctggagtgcagtggcacaatctcggttcactgcaacctctgcctcccaggttccagcgattcacctgccccagcctcccaagtagctgggattacaggcgtccgctaccatgcccagatagaaatggggtttcatcatattggccaggctggtctcaaactcctaacctcaagtgatccacctgccttgtcctcccaaagtgctgggattacaggcatgagccactgtgcccgcccaAGAGTCCCCTTTTATCTTGGATTCTTTGTCTTTATCTCTTTGTTTCTGtgtgcttctctttccttttacttctgcttctccttctcttctttttttaattgtagtatACACATACGCAtaacaaaatttatcattttagccatttaaaattgtataattcattgacatttagtacattcatTATGTTGTATAACCATCTTcactatctagttccagaacatttttatcaccccaaaaggtAACCCCAAACCAACAAAGCTATTTTacttccccttctcccctccccacaccccctggcaagcactaatctgctttctgtgtctatgaatttacctattctggacatttcatgtaaatggaatggaatatgtggtcatttgtgtctggcttacttcacttaggataatgtttcaaggttcatccacactgTAGTGTGTATTAgtatttcatttctgtttatgactgaataatattccatcccatggatatgccacagtttgtttatccatctgtctgttgatggacattggatttttttctaccttctgactataataaataatattgttctacacatttgtgtacaggttttgtgGGGGCATATATTACCCTTGGGTACTTACCCAGGAgaagaattgttgggtcatataaCAGTTTTATCTTTAACTTGTTGAAGAACCATCAGACTGTTTTCCACcatggctgtatcattttatattcccacaagcaatgtatcagggttccagtttctccatatcctcatgaatgcttataataataataataataataataattattattattattattattatttgaggtggagtctcgctctgtcgcccaggctggagtgcagtggcatgatctcggctcattgcaagctccgcctcctgggttcatgctattctcctgcctcagcctcctgagtagctgggactacaggtgcccgccaccatgcccagctaatttttgtatttttagtagagacagggtttcaccatgttagccaggatggtctcgatctcctgacctcatgatctgcccgccttggcctcccaaagttattatttttaaattgtaggcATCTTGCGGGGTCCAGAAGGTATGTCATTGtgactttgatttgcatttccttgatagcTAATGGCATTGAgcgtcttttcatgtgctttactATCTAGTTCCAGAATATTTATCTTTGGAGacatgtctattcatgtctttgcccatttttaaattgggtcgCTTGCTGAATtgcaaaagttctttatatattctggatattccCACTGGGCTTATCCTTCAGAGCCCAGCTCAAAAAGGGAAGTGGGAGACATCCCACTCTACACATTTGCATACAAGGTTTTGGGTGAACATGTATTTATCGAAGACCTGAAGTGGGAGAAGTCTCGCTTCCCTTTTTGAACTGGACTGTGAAGGATAATTGGAAGTTAACTTGGTGACTAGTCCTGAGAAGACCTTTCCAGGCAGAGAGCATAGTACGTACCTGCTGTATTTGTCatcttgggctgccataacaaaatctGGTAGCAtgggtggcttacacaacagaaatttattttctaacagttctagaggctggaagatCAGGGGACCAGCATAATTGGGTTCTGTTGAGAGTACTCTCctcctggcttgtagacagctaCCTTAtcactatgtcctcacatggaagggagagagagagagagaacccttTGGTGTCTCTTCTCacagggcactaattccatcatgAGGACCCTGGCCTCTTGACCTAATCTAAGCCTAATTAGCTCCCAAATGCTCCATTTCCAAATACCATTCCATTGAGGgatagggtttcaacatgtgaatttggagGAAGAGACACATTTAGTCCATACACTTGGCAAGGCTTTGTGGAGGAAAGGGGCGTGGTGAGTAAGGCACTGAAGCTAGGTCTCTGCTGGATCCTAAAAAGCATTGAGAAGGCTGGTGAGGCTGGTGGGGGCAACACAGGAGCATGAAGAGTGAAGAGCAGACCTTCTCAGTCCTTGTCTTGGGTAGAAATCACCTGTGATCTTGTAAAAATTCAgactctgattcagtaggtcagaGAGGGAGGTTCTatatttctaacaaattcccaggtgataCGAAGGACATAACCACATCGAAGTAGCAAGGACATAAAGCTCCAAAGAGCCTGCTAAGGACAGTAATATTttctaagagaaagaaaagttattgaatggttttaaaaaggagagTGACAAGATCAAGTTTTTGAAAGATCACTCTAGTTGCTCAGTGGGAAAAATACTGGAATGGGACAAAAAATTGGGGAAAAGAGTTAGTAGTTGAATTGATTATGGTTAAGTAAATTAAAGTCTGTATATTCATGTGACAGAATGCTCTATAAACACAATGgttatgaaaacattttcatgacatggaaaaatatttgtgaCATAATACTAAATAAACAGAAATCAAAGTTATATATACAAATTGGTTTCAATGTTGTATAACAATGTGTGTATGAAGAAGCAAATGCAACAGTTTGTTAACAGAGACTCTTGGGAGGTTggatgatgattttttttcctttatttatgttttttcctGTATCAGTTCTACCATTCTCATtctgatattttatttgtttagattattttccaaaCAGCCACTGAACATTACTAAAGTTGTCAAAAACCTGAAGATTTGTATCTGTGAATCTTAAATAAAACTCTACAAAACCGCAGCTCTAATACAGTAAACAGAAATCCCGGTCGAGCTCATTTCCTGGCCCCTCTGACGGTACCATGCTGTTGCTGGTTGTCAATTTCACACATGCAATTTCTATCCATTCAGAGCTGACAGCTTGGATTTCCCCCTCCATTGTAATAGCTGTTCTGTCTCCTGGCTTCCCCAGGCTTGCATTTGGTAACCTTTGCCCTTTTATTTGGTACGAGCCAAAATGGCATCTTTGGAAAACTAATGTTCCAGAGAAAATGGTAGCACGAAGCCATATAACCtactgttctttttctgtttgtgaaGGTTATTATTAGAGCTCATTTTAGAGAATTTCAAATCCATTCAAAGTATCATGGGTTTAAATTTTTCTAATGGAAGCAAAGCTTTTGATGTTTGGGTTTAAAAAGCTTGCCTGGTCTCTTTAGAGTTCAAATTTTCATACACTGGAACAATTgatcaaagattttattttaggaCAGAGAGAAAAGGCAATTTACTTTACCTATAGTTGTTTTGTGTTCTCAACATTATtattacacaatttttttttttctgaaccatcTCCCTGTTTGAAGATCTACTTTTTAACTAACATATTGGCTTCACCTTCTTTTTGATCAGTCTGATAAACCATCTGGAAACAATTGAGAGTGACGTCACAAGTCCAGCATTATGATTTCAATGTAGGATCAAAGAatagaaggggaaaaaatgaggAGTGGAAAAGCTCGATTTAACCTTTAAGTACAGATAAATATCAGGGtacaaaaaggcaagaaaacatgaCAAAATGAAAGGATTATTGATGGGCAATAAAGGAAGCGTAGTAGGTTTACCTTGAGATTTCACTGAGCTAATATACTGGCtcccatttctatgtttattgtaggaaaaagagaaaaacactaATCCAGGGATAGAGCTGACTAGGGATACCCAAGTCAAAAAGACTTTGTAGCACTGGGCTTGGCAGAGGGTCCTGAAGCTAAATGCAGAAGACTGCGGGAAATGTCTTCAACTGGGGCTAAAGGTCGTAAGCAAGGACAATGAACCTGGAATTTGGAGGAATTCATACTCCAGTGAAGAATTTCCAGACCCCTCATGAAAATAGCAGATTGCCTACTCACCAGAGAATACTCAAGCTGAAACTAAGCAGCCCCTGGAGAGTAAGCAAATGATTAGAAGGGTAGATTTCAGGCAAGCAAAAGGGTGAGAGCCCAGAATCTCCCTGTGAATGACCCTAAAATTACAGCTAATATAGGAAGTGGCTTCCTTGTACCTCTAGAAATTGAACTCTCAGAACCTGACTGACAGTCTGCTCTTAAGAACATTACCTCAATCTGGAGAGAAATGTGTGTTTCTTCTCCTATATGGATTTCAGACAGAAGTAGAAGGAGGTGAGTGAATTTCAGGGAGGATGTTGGGTCTGGAAAGCTGTAAAagtttttctttggagaaattggAGACCAGCAActccaaattcttttttattgttatttaaatcAATAACACTGTATTTTCCAGAATTATCAGCAAATATACTGTAGTTCTATATTTTATCTATAAAggtgatttatttaaaacattgttgaatgctatttaattttaatatctttgcCAAGTACCTTTCTACCaataaatttatacattttaaaaattattatgaggTCGTATGTTCCAATttgaatttggaaaatataattactATACTAGCTCATGAACTCCTTTGGTTACCAAGCTATGCCCAAAAAATTTTCCTCTACATTAGTCACTCTTATCAAGATTGAAGTTACTCAACTATTTAAGTAATTCTTATCTAATATAACAATTCTCACATTAAAGTGAGGGCATTTCCAACCCTTGATTTTCTGTTGCCTCTCCTTATTTAACTATAATATGACCCAAATGAGGCATCAATAAaatcttcttattattatttgttttttttagagatgctgtctcactatgttgcccaggctgggctcaagcaatctccctgcctcagcctccagagtggctacTACTCCAGGTGTTACAGGTTGCTATGCCCAGCCCaggatcttattttttaatattattgtgcagtggcacgatcatagctcactgcagctccaatctctcaggctcaagggattctcctgccttagtctcccaagtagtcaGGACTacagggactataggcatgcaccaccacaccccactttcaaaaaaaagttatttatttttatttgttttagtagagatggggttttcctacgttgcccaggctggtctcgaactcctgagctcaagtgatacccccacctcggtctcccaaaatgccgggattacaggggtgagctacaCCACGCCCGGTCTCAGAATCTTAGTGAAAAAGCAAGTGGTcatatctatgaaaaaaaagtcattaaaaaagaACATACACATAACCAAATTCTGCTGCCCTCACTTTATTGTGAGAATTGTTTTCATACTACATATTTGCTTGTATGCTGCTgccagtgtacataaaataattacCCTTGTGAAACAGAAATTCATGAAAATTCAGAGAGGTAGATGTGAAGGACTGAAAAGGTAGAAGTTTGTATATTATGGCACATATGTTATAGGGATAAGTTTTTGTACAGGCTTCAAATTTCTAGCTCTCTTTTGAATATTCACTGGTTCATGAGAAGTGGTTTGGGAAACCTTTGAAAGGTCCATTTGACCACAAAAGGGAACAGACGTTCTGGAGTCTGGAGAGTTTTGTACTCGAAGATACCCCAGTCAGCAGGAAGTCATGTGGAACATTCTGCAGACAGAATTGTTTCAAGTTTGAAGATCCCTGGGATACTTTGATACAGTTGAGCCCAGCCTCCAGCCAGAGCTGTTGAAGCactttctttatagcagcaaggctgggggaacCAGATATGACGCAGGCCAGAGCCGAGCCAATCTGTGGGGTGGTGGCTTGTGGGTCAGTGGGACCAGACAGTGGGGCAATGTGTGGCCTTGatgtgataatttttaaaaacattcggGCTTTAGAATCATTTAGATCAAGGCTTTAGAATCATTTTCAACACAGTACCCTAGGAGCCACTAACAATTGACTGGAGTTTGCATTTAAGTTCAAAAAGCATTTTTCATCCTGGCCTGAGATGAAGAACATATCATTTTTGTCAACAATTTTGGAGGAtatatgtgattttatttatacgtggaatgatttcatatttttgcttagcacaattataaatttataaacattCCCAGTTTACAAATGTCCGATTTGTAGGTTGTTTAAAACTCATAACCTatgggctaggcgtggtggctcacgcctgtaatcccagcactttgggaggccaaggtgggtgaatcatgaggtcaggagtttgagaccagcctggccaacatggtgaaatcccgtctctactaaaaacacaaaaaattagctgggcatagtggtgggcatctgtaatcccagctactcaggaggccaagtcaggagaatcacttgaacccaggaagcggaggttgcagtgagccgagattatgccactgcactccagcctgggcgacagagtgagactccttctcaagaaaaaacaaaaacaaaaacaaaaacaaaaacaaaaccctcatAACCTATGAAAACAACAGTGGCAGTGGGAGGACAAAAGAAAGGAGACAGAGGACAGAGTATGTTTATCTGTATCTATCAGCACAGCAAAATACTTCATAACCAAATCTCATAGAGTCTGATGCTTCTGGCTTCAACTTGCTTCTTCATCATGTATTAAAGCTgcgtgacttctttttttttttttaaatctggttccttcatttgtaaaatggggtgcttttcaaaattaaatatggCAGCTTAAGCAAAACACTGCTTAGTACATAGTGCATACTAAGACCTCCATAAGAGTTAGCTTTGATTAACAGAGATATTTCTGTTCCTGGTGAATTGAAGAAAATCCTAGCCaattctcaactttttttttttttttaaataggatccTTGGCAACTTAAATTTTTCTAATTAGACACCACCTGGATATCAGTGTGTACTAATGCAATGCAGGTGGTGCAAAAGGAAGTTTACTAAGAAATAGGAACCATTGGCCCTTGGCCCAGTTGGTTTTCAACAAATTGTTGAACAAGTTATTTACCTTTTCTGGGTTCTCAGTTGCTCATATGTAAAACTGTGGTTCTATAATTTTATGATATCAGATGGTGTTATTTTAGAGGGATTTGCAAATTGGGAAATTAGTGAAGTAAGTTCTATCTCCTTACTGATATCGCTCTCCTTTgattccctctcctcttcctttccagGCATGGACACACCCACCCAAGTCATTCAGGCTCAAGTCTAGTCTGTATTAAGTTAAAATGTTTATGTGAacacaagagaactgaaaacatacatccacacaaGAACTCATACACATATGTTCATAGTAGCACTTTCCATAATAACTAAATGATAGAaatgacccaaatgtccatcaactaatgaatggataaataaaatgtggtatatccactcACTGGCCATAGAAGGGAATGCCATACTCACTGGCCATAGAAGGGAATGAAGTGATGATATATGCTacaggatgaaccttgaaaatattgtgaaaagtgaaagaagacagacacaaaagaacaaatattgtgaTTCTATTTATGAAAACTATctagaatagacaaatccatggagacagaaactagattagtggttgccagcaactgggggagggggaggtggggagttactcttaatgggtatgaggtttcttttgaGGGTgatgaaatattccaaaattccagAATTGATTGTGATGACAATTGCACAACtgtgtgaatatactaaatacctttaaattgtacattttaaaaagatgaattatacaatatgtggattatatctcaataaagctattatttcaaaaacaaattctATTTGAAAGATGCAGAAGACAAAATGGTGACTCATTTGGCTTCTAGTTGAGAATCTGAAGAACTTCCTGTGATACAAAACAAGCTTGTCTAAAAGGGTCTGTAAGCCAACATTGAGTCAGGAGATATATCTTTGGAATCTTCCATTAAGAACAAAAGAAATCATTTCTtaggaaataaagacaaaacaaagaGAGTATCTGAATTTTGTAATAGGATAGGAGGCAAATCGAAACTTTCACTGTAAAACTTAAGGtgaatagtcaaattcatgtCATGTGTTCTTAGGTTTTCCctagagataaataaaaataaatcagctttGAGGATTCTGAGTGCTTACATTTGCTCCTcactaaatgtatttatttatttatttagttagttagttagttagttagttagttagttagttatcttgctctgtcacccaggctggattgcagttgcataatctcggctcactgcaacctccgtctctcaggctcaagctatcctctcacctcagcctcctgagtagctgggattacaggcacgtgctgccacatctggctaatttttgtatttttaacagagatggagtttcaccgtgttgaccaggctggtctcaaactcctgacctcaagtgatcctctctccttggcctcccaaagtgccaggattacaggcatgaacaccgctcccggccctcactaaatttaaaatgtcaaaatactttATTGTCTATTTCTAAAGATAAAATTTTCTACTAATAAAAACAACCCAAGTAATCTGTAAATTTATAAGCAATAGtcaccttttctctctcttgcagACACACAAACATCAAATGCTAGCACCTCAGATttctgttttagattttttttttttttgagacggagtcttgctctgttgcccaggctgtagtggagtggcacgatctcggctcactgcaagctccgccacccgggttcacgccattctcctgcctcagcctcccgagtagctgggactacaggcacctgccaccacgcccagctgattttttgtatttttagtagagacggggtttcactgtgttagccaggatgatctcgatctcctgacctcctgatccacctgc from Gorilla gorilla gorilla isolate KB3781 chromosome 7, NHGRI_mGorGor1-v2.1_pri, whole genome shotgun sequence carries:
- the LOC115935562 gene encoding guanine nucleotide-binding protein G(I)/G(S)/G(O) subunit gamma-5-like is translated as MFLKIITSRPHIAPLSGPTDPQATTPQIGSALACVISGSPSLAAIKKVLQQLWLEAGLNCIKVSQGSSNLKQFCLQNVPHDFLLTGVSSSTKLSRLQNVCSLLWSNGPFKGFPNHFS